In Trifolium pratense cultivar HEN17-A07 linkage group LG7, ARS_RC_1.1, whole genome shotgun sequence, a genomic segment contains:
- the LOC123896159 gene encoding protein FAR1-RELATED SEQUENCE 5-like, which translates to MFSNFSKDDFEEYWSEMIKENGVEGHPWVIKTYENKLLWATAYLRDKFFGRIRTTSQCEAINAIIKSYVRKKGCIFEFMQNFEQALRGYRNNELVEDFKSKFSEPVLTTQLRLIESNAAKIYTAEIFKEVKEEIMKAGELIVKHKKEIGDTKFYTLTKYCRDVYERTVVYDGDTFQCLCRLFDSRGLPCSHIFHVMKEEHVDHIPSSLVLSRWTKDAKIDYLNMVDVNDPVDSDVIELARFGAYCSVLTSFCKEASKKNGVVEDPIGTQKSVVGDPIPVQSKGAPKKKKNDTKALRHCTHCKSTTHNARTCSEKKRKKSCNAESSVQDINSELPVDLCESSVQQKKKKCSELPKDRCESIVQKKSKKCSVQLKDRGANVSTPTNIDVVEYL; encoded by the exons ATgttctcaaatttttcaaagGATGATTTTGAAGAGTATTGGTCAGAGATGATTAAAGAAAATGGAGTTGAAGGACATCCTTGGGTTATCAAAACCTACGAGAACAAGTTACTATGGGCAACCGCATACCTGCGGGATAAGTTTTTTGGACGTATAAGAACTACGTCTCAATGTGAAGCAATCAATGCAATAATAAAGAGTTATGTTAGAAAGAAAGGATGCATCTTTGAATTTATGCAAAATTTTGAGCAGGCTCTGAGAGGCTACAGAAACAATGAACTTGTTGAAGATTTTAAGTCAAAGTTTTCAGAACCTGTGTTGACAACTCAACTACGTTTGATTGAGAGCAATGCCGCTAAAATCTATACAGCGGAGATTTTCAAAGaagtgaaagaagaaattatgaagGCCGGTGAATTGATTGTTAAGCATAAAAAGGAAATTGGAGATACAAAGTTTTATACTTTGACTAAATATTGTCGGGATGTGTATGAAAGAACAGTTGTTTACGATGGTGATACATTCCAATGTTTGTGCCGGTTGTTTGATTCTCGTGGACTTCCTTGTTCTCATATTTTTCACGTGATGAAGGAAGAACATGTTGATCACATTCCTAGCAGTTTGGTATTGTCGCGATGGACCAAGGATgctaaaattgattatttgaaCATGGTGGATGTTAATGATCCAGTTGATTCCGATGTGATTGAGCTTGCCCGTTTTGGTGCATATTGTTCTGTTTTGACATCATTTTGCAAAGAAGCTTCTAAAAAGAATGGTGT TGTTGAGGATCCTATTGGAACACAAAAGTCAGTTGTTGGTGATCCTATCCCGGTTCAGAGTAAAGGTgctccaaagaaaaaaaagaatgacaCAAAAGCTCTCAGGCATTGTACTCATTGCAAGAGTACAACTCATAATGCGAGGACTTGTTCG gaaaaaaagagaaaaaaaagttgcaACGCTGAAAGTAGTGTGCAAGACATAAATTCAGAGCTACCGGTAGACCTTTGTGAAAGTAGTGTGcaacagaaaaagaagaaatgttCAGAGCTACCGAAAGATCGTTGTGAAAGTATTGTgcaaaagaaaagtaaaaaatgttCAGTGCAACTGAAAGACCGTGGCGCTAATGTGTCAACACCAACAAATATTGATGTTGTTGAATATTtgtga
- the LOC123895379 gene encoding probable UDP-arabinopyranose mutase 1: MRISKKSLLFHLVICDHLGLGVKTGLPYIWHSKASNPFVNLKKEYKGIFWQEEIIPFFQAATLSKDATSVQKCYIELSKQVKEKLGVVDPYFVKLADAMVTWIEAWDEINNSAEEKTTKNKTAVAAAK; the protein is encoded by the exons ATGAGAATAAGCAAGAAATCATTACTATTTCATTTA GTTATCTGTGACCATTTGGGACTTGGAGTGAAAACTGGACTTCCATACATATGGCACAGCAAAGCAAGTAACCCATTTGTGAATCTGAAAAAGGAGTACAAAGGTATCTTCTGGCAAGAAGAGATCATTCCATTTTTCCAAGCTGCGACTCTTTCGAAAGATGCCACCTCTGTTCAGAAATGCTACATTGAACTTTCCAAGCAAGTCAAGGAGAAACTTGGAGTTGTTGATCCTTACTTTGTCAAACTAGCTGATGCCATGGTGACATGGATTGAAGCATGGGATGAGATTAACAACTCAGCTGAAGAGAAGacaactaaaaacaaaactgcTGTGGCTGCTGCCAAGTGA